A stretch of the Haloplanus aerogenes genome encodes the following:
- a CDS encoding DUF5828 family protein: MEESVSGFKRRGTWAEIVEHGERITRALRDAGAEGEAFEEWDEWRPKSHERLGEDVNEKTAEQASVSEGEGEKAGKEPDEDLRTAGEKLSESYKRVEEGDNEGAVERWQDSINYVARAADSAGRKALRAVEDTVYRKVMTQLAPYYFDNELVSANVQKTARGGDEDQFIFEVNVNDDDLKTAVSDRLADYEDAVDRWHVDTEKETEVAEVVEGVEPPPNGGDSKSTTN; the protein is encoded by the coding sequence ATGGAAGAGAGCGTGTCCGGTTTCAAACGCCGGGGAACGTGGGCGGAAATCGTCGAACACGGCGAGCGGATCACGCGCGCACTCCGCGACGCCGGCGCCGAAGGCGAGGCGTTCGAGGAGTGGGACGAGTGGCGTCCCAAGTCCCACGAACGGCTCGGCGAGGACGTGAACGAAAAGACCGCCGAGCAGGCGAGCGTCAGCGAGGGTGAAGGGGAGAAAGCGGGGAAAGAACCCGACGAGGACCTGCGAACCGCCGGCGAGAAACTCTCCGAATCCTACAAACGCGTCGAGGAGGGCGACAACGAAGGGGCCGTCGAGCGCTGGCAGGACTCGATCAACTACGTCGCCCGCGCCGCCGACTCCGCCGGCCGGAAGGCGCTCCGAGCCGTCGAGGACACCGTCTACCGCAAGGTGATGACCCAGCTCGCGCCCTACTACTTCGACAACGAACTCGTGAGCGCGAACGTCCAGAAGACGGCTCGCGGCGGCGACGAGGATCAGTTCATCTTCGAGGTGAACGTCAACGACGACGACCTCAAGACGGCCGTGAGCGACCGACTTGCCGACTACGAGGACGCCGTCGACCGCTGGCACGTCGACACTGAGAAGGAGACCGAGGTGGCCGAAGTCGTCGAAGGTGTCGAGCCCCCGCCGAACGGCGGCGACTCGAAGTCGACGACGAACTGA
- a CDS encoding Sjogren's syndrome/scleroderma autoantigen 1 family protein — MSGFDEEAERERLREKYEQDQEKRAATQRMSELLLKGATMTNSHCDTCGDPLFRYDGQTFCPTCQAADQEAAADAEDGAEADDAATPDTESTAEATPTSPDAPRDRRAPSSAGGEPPTDAAEPRPTREPPTRPSPSADTADLDDIRASLSRTLARYTRAAEETDDPRRAKELLAAAREAAETLAALNR, encoded by the coding sequence ATGAGCGGGTTCGACGAGGAGGCCGAACGCGAGCGACTCCGGGAGAAGTACGAACAGGACCAGGAGAAGCGGGCGGCTACCCAGCGCATGAGCGAACTGCTACTCAAAGGGGCGACGATGACCAACAGCCACTGCGACACCTGTGGCGACCCCCTCTTCCGGTACGACGGCCAGACGTTCTGTCCGACGTGTCAGGCGGCCGATCAGGAAGCGGCCGCGGACGCCGAGGACGGAGCCGAGGCGGACGACGCGGCCACCCCCGACACGGAGTCGACAGCCGAGGCCACACCCACGTCCCCGGACGCGCCCCGCGACCGTCGTGCCCCGTCGAGCGCCGGCGGCGAACCGCCGACCGACGCCGCAGAGCCTCGCCCCACCCGAGAGCCGCCGACTCGGCCGTCACCGTCGGCCGACACCGCCGACCTCGACGACATCCGCGCGTCGCTCTCGCGGACGCTCGCTCGCTACACCCGCGCGGCCGAGGAGACCGATGATCCGCGGCGGGCCAAGGAGTTGCTCGCCGCCGCGCGCGAGGCGGCGGAGACGCTGGCGGCGCTGAATCGCTAA
- a CDS encoding cupin domain-containing protein, translating into MGYHVVDTDEVEPDPDRPCTRRSLSELGNLSQMAINRYTAAPGEELPLAYHYHEEQEEAFYVLSGTLHVKTPEGTLEAGPDTLLTVEPESPQFAYNPEDADEAVDVIAIGAPPVEGDAKPYEP; encoded by the coding sequence ATGGGCTACCACGTCGTCGACACCGACGAAGTCGAGCCGGACCCCGACCGCCCCTGCACGCGCCGGTCGCTGTCGGAGCTTGGTAACCTCTCCCAGATGGCGATCAACCGCTACACGGCCGCGCCGGGCGAGGAACTCCCGCTCGCGTACCACTATCACGAGGAGCAGGAGGAGGCCTTCTACGTCCTCTCCGGGACGCTCCACGTGAAGACGCCCGAGGGAACGCTGGAGGCCGGTCCCGACACCCTGCTCACCGTCGAGCCCGAGAGTCCGCAGTTCGCGTACAACCCCGAGGATGCGGACGAGGCCGTCGACGTGATCGCCATCGGCGCGCCGCCGGTCGAGGGCGACGCCAAACCCTACGAACCGTGA
- a CDS encoding DEAD/DEAH box helicase — MAATDEDAYVEHPLLEPGFIERRRYQMELASDARDAHTLVCLPTGLGKTTVSLLVTAERLHEIGGTALFLAPTKPLVQQHADFYREALTIPDDEITVFTGEVRPDDRAALWEDSRIVIATPQVVENDLIGGRISLSDVTHLTFDECHRATGDYAYVYIAERYHADAESPLVTGMSASPGGDEEAILTVCENLGLSEVAVMTEDDADVAEYTHDTEVEWERVTLPDPVLEIRDAINEVIKDRLEQLKELGVTNTTSPDLSQRDLNKMRGQLQDLIDADQSEGYEGMSIHAEVMKLRRAVELAETQSVESLRRYFERQRNAARASGASKASQRLVSEPKVREAMRKAEAFDDLHPKFRQTRVLLAQTLGIGGGERVIVFTESRDTAEALTDFLSESFDVRRFVGQGDKEGSDGMSQKEQGETLDAFRAGEFEVLVSTSVAEEGLDVPEVDLVLFYEPVPTAIRSIQRKGRTGRQDEGRVVVLMAEDTRDEAFFWISRRREQEMEDELKELKGVAEEVEAELDDSQTALDSFDGAGTDTAATDGAEAGADAAEADGGATAQPGLAEFGTPDDADAESEDSPDDDAVVATAGTDDEGDTVEIVVDQRELDSAIARDLSTREGVATRLETLAVGDYVVSDRVAVERKSVSDFLDTLTGSDRSLFEQVGDLARHYARPVVIIEGGGLYEERNVHPDAIRGALASLSVDFGVSVLRTEDERDTADLLAVLAGREQTTRDRSVSVHGEKSAKTLAEQQEYVVGAIADIGPVTARSLLEHFGSVEAVMTAREEDLLAVDGVGEVTADRIRDVVGSEYR, encoded by the coding sequence ATGGCGGCCACCGACGAGGACGCGTACGTCGAGCACCCCTTGCTCGAACCCGGATTTATCGAGCGGCGTCGCTACCAGATGGAGCTCGCGTCCGATGCGCGCGACGCCCACACGCTCGTCTGTCTCCCGACCGGACTCGGCAAGACGACGGTGAGCCTGCTCGTGACCGCCGAACGGTTGCACGAAATCGGTGGGACAGCGCTCTTTCTCGCGCCGACCAAACCGCTGGTCCAACAGCACGCCGACTTCTACCGCGAGGCGCTCACCATCCCCGACGACGAGATTACGGTCTTCACCGGCGAGGTGCGCCCGGACGACCGGGCGGCGCTGTGGGAAGACAGCCGCATCGTCATCGCGACGCCGCAGGTGGTCGAGAACGACCTGATCGGCGGCCGCATCTCGCTTTCGGACGTGACCCACCTCACCTTCGACGAGTGTCACCGCGCGACCGGCGACTACGCCTACGTCTACATCGCGGAGCGCTACCACGCCGACGCCGAATCGCCGCTCGTGACGGGGATGAGCGCCTCGCCCGGCGGCGACGAGGAGGCGATTCTCACTGTCTGCGAGAACCTCGGCCTCTCGGAGGTGGCGGTGATGACCGAGGACGACGCCGACGTGGCGGAATACACTCACGACACGGAGGTGGAGTGGGAGCGGGTGACTTTGCCCGATCCTGTCCTGGAGATTCGGGACGCGATCAACGAGGTGATCAAAGACCGGCTGGAGCAACTGAAAGAACTCGGCGTCACGAACACGACGAGTCCCGACCTCTCCCAGCGCGACCTGAACAAGATGCGCGGGCAGTTACAGGACCTCATCGACGCCGACCAGTCGGAGGGGTACGAGGGGATGTCGATCCACGCCGAGGTGATGAAACTGCGGCGCGCGGTCGAACTCGCGGAGACGCAGTCCGTCGAATCCCTGCGCCGCTACTTCGAACGCCAGCGCAACGCCGCTCGCGCCTCCGGCGCGTCGAAGGCGAGCCAGCGCCTCGTCTCCGAACCGAAGGTTCGGGAAGCGATGCGGAAAGCCGAGGCGTTCGACGACCTCCACCCCAAGTTCCGCCAGACGCGCGTCCTCCTCGCCCAGACGCTCGGCATCGGCGGCGGCGAGCGTGTCATCGTCTTCACCGAATCGCGCGACACTGCCGAGGCACTGACCGACTTCCTGAGCGAGAGTTTCGACGTGCGCCGGTTCGTCGGCCAGGGCGACAAGGAGGGCTCGGACGGCATGAGCCAGAAGGAACAGGGCGAGACGCTCGACGCCTTCCGGGCGGGCGAGTTCGAGGTGCTGGTCTCCACCTCCGTCGCGGAGGAGGGGCTCGACGTGCCCGAAGTCGACCTCGTCCTCTTTTACGAACCCGTCCCCACGGCGATCCGGTCGATCCAGCGGAAGGGTCGGACGGGGCGACAGGACGAGGGGCGCGTAGTCGTCCTCATGGCCGAGGACACCCGCGACGAGGCCTTCTTCTGGATCTCGCGGCGGCGCGAGCAGGAGATGGAAGACGAGTTGAAGGAACTGAAAGGCGTCGCGGAGGAAGTGGAGGCGGAACTCGACGACTCCCAGACGGCGCTGGATTCGTTCGACGGAGCCGGAACGGATACGGCGGCGACGGATGGCGCCGAAGCAGGCGCCGACGCGGCGGAGGCCGACGGCGGCGCGACGGCCCAGCCCGGCCTCGCCGAGTTCGGGACGCCGGACGACGCGGACGCCGAATCGGAGGACAGCCCCGACGACGACGCCGTCGTCGCCACCGCAGGCACGGACGACGAGGGCGACACCGTCGAAATCGTCGTCGACCAGCGGGAACTCGACTCGGCCATCGCCCGCGACCTCTCGACCCGCGAGGGGGTGGCGACGCGACTGGAGACGCTGGCGGTGGGCGACTACGTCGTCTCCGACCGCGTGGCCGTCGAGCGCAAGAGCGTGTCGGACTTCCTCGACACCCTCACCGGAAGCGACCGGTCGCTGTTCGAGCAAGTGGGTGACCTCGCGCGCCACTACGCCCGGCCGGTCGTGATCATCGAAGGCGGCGGCCTCTACGAGGAGCGCAACGTCCACCCGGACGCCATCCGTGGTGCGCTGGCGTCGCTCTCGGTCGATTTCGGCGTCAGCGTCCTGCGGACCGAGGACGAGAGGGACACCGCGGACCTCCTCGCCGTCCTCGCGGGCCGGGAGCAGACGACGCGGGACCGGTCCGTCAGCGTTCACGGCGAGAAGAGCGCCAAGACGCTGGCCGAACAGCAGGAGTACGTCGTCGGCGCCATCGCAGACATCGGCCCCGTGACGGCGCGGTCGCTTCTCGAACACTTCGGGAGTGTCGAGGCCGTGATGACGGCCCGCGAGGAGGACCTGTTGGCGGTCGACGGCGTGGGCGAGGTGACCGCCGACCGGATTCGGGACGTGGTGGGGAGCGAGTACCGTTAG
- a CDS encoding ferredoxin, producing MHVEFDRDTCIGMFQCVDEWDAFEENRDDGKADLQGSEETEPDLFVREVPEDAELDAEFAARTCPVDAIRLYDDDGEQIV from the coding sequence ATGCACGTCGAATTCGACCGCGACACCTGCATCGGGATGTTTCAGTGTGTCGACGAGTGGGACGCATTCGAGGAGAACCGGGACGACGGGAAGGCCGACCTGCAGGGGAGCGAGGAGACCGAACCGGACCTGTTCGTCCGCGAGGTGCCCGAGGACGCGGAGCTGGACGCGGAGTTCGCCGCCCGCACCTGCCCCGTCGACGCCATCCGCCTGTACGACGACGACGGCGAGCAGATCGTCTGA